The Enterobacter oligotrophicus sequence GTGATGCTGTGGATTTTCATTCCGAAAGGCTTCTTCCCGATTCAGGATAACGGCATTATTCAGGGTACGCTGCAGGCACCGCAAACCGTTTCATTTGCCAGTATGGCCCAGCGTCAGCAGCAGGTATCTGAGATCATCATGAAAGATCCGGCTGTGGAGAGCCTGACCTCCTACGTGGGTGTCGATGGCACTAACCCGTCGCTGAACAGCGCACGTCTGCAGATCAACCTCAAACCGCTTGATGACCGCGACGATCGGGTGAACACGGTGATTGAACGTCTGCAACAGTCTGTGGCGCGCGTGCCGGGCATTGAGCTGTATCTGCAGCCCATTCAGGATCTCACCATTGATACGCAGGTGAGCCGTACCCAGTACCAGTTCACGCTGCAGGCCACTACCCTTGAGGCGCTCAGCACCTGGGTGCCACAACTGGTGGCGAAGCTGAACACATTGCCGCAGGTCTCCGATGTGAGTAGCGACTGGCAGGATAAAGGCCTGGCAGCGTATGTGAACGTCAACCGCGACACCGCCAGCCGTCTGGGTATTACCATGTCAGACGTCGACAACGCGTTGTATAACGCCTTTGGCCAGCGGCTGATCTCCACTATCTACACCCAGGCGAACCAGTATCGCGTGGTGCTGGAGCATAACACCGACAACACGCCAGGGCTTGCCGCGCTGGACTCGGTACGCCTGACCAGCAAAGACGGTGGTATCGTGCCGTTAAGCGCCATTGCTAATGTGGAAGAGCGTTATACGCCGCTGTCGATAAACCATCTGGATCAGTTCCCGTCCACCACCATTTCGTTCAACGTACCGGATAATTACTCGCTGGGCGAAGCGGTGGAAGCCATTCTCTCTGCTGAAAAAGATCTGAGCTTCCCGTCCGATATCCAGACCCAGTTCCAGGGCAGCACCCTGGCATTCCAGGCCGCGCTGGGTAACACCATCTGGCTGATCGTGGCGGCAGTGGTGGCGATGTACATTGTGCTCGGCGTGCTGTACGAAAGTTTTATCCACCCAATCACCATTCTCTCTACCCTGCCGACCGCAGGTGTGGGGGCGCTGTTGGCGCTGATGCTGGCGGGCAGCGAGCTGGATGTCATTGCCATTATCGGCATTATCCTGCTTATCGGGATCGTGAAGAAAAACGCCATCATGATGATCGACTTTGCCCTTGCCGCCGAGCGCGAGCAGGGCATGTCGCCGCGTGATGCCATCTTCCAGGCCTGCCTGCTGCGTTTTCGACCGATCCTGATGACCACGCTGGCCGCGCTACTAGGCGCACTGCCGCTGATGCTGAGCACTGGTGTGGGGGCTGAACTGCGCCGCCCTCTGGGGATTGGCATGGTCGGCGGCCTGCTGGTCAGCCAGGTGCTGACGCTGTTCACCACGCCGGTCATCTACCTGCTGTTTGACCGTCTTGCGTTGTGGACCAAAAGCCGCTTCCCGAAACGTGAAGAGGAGGCGTAAGTGAAGTTTTTTGCCCTCTTCATTTACCGCCCGGTGGCGACAATCTTAATCTCTGTCGCCATCACCCTGTGCGGCGTGCTGGGCTTTCGGCTGCTGCCGGTGGCCCCGCTGCCGCAGGTGGATTTCCCGGTGATCATGATCAGCGCCTCGCTGCCGGGCGCATCGCCGGAAACCATGGCATCGTCGGTCGCTACGCCGCTGGAACGCTCGCTCGGGCGAATTGCGGGCGTCAACGAGATGACCTCCAGCAGTTCGCTCGGCAGTACACGCATCATTCTGGAGTTCAGCTTCGACCGCGATATCAACGGCGCAGCGCGTGACGTGCAGGCGGCAATCAACGCCGCGCAAAGTCTGCTGCCAAGCGGGATGCCGAGCCGTCCGACCTATCGCAAGGCCAACCCGTCAGACGCGCCGGTGATGATCCTGACGCTCACCTCAGATACGTACTCTCAGGGCGAACTTTATGACTTTGCCTCCACGCAACTGGCGCAGACCATCGCCCAGATCGACGGCGTGGGCGACGTGGACGTCGGCGGCAGCTCCCTGCCCGCCGTGCGCGTGGGCTTAAACCCGCAGGCGCTGTTCAACCAGGGCGTGTCGCTGGACGACGTGCGTACCGCTATCAGCAACGCCAACGTGCGCAAGCCGCAGGGGGCGATTGAGAACAGCAGCCATCGCTGGCAGATCCAGACCAACGATGAGCTGAAAACCGCCGCCGAATATCAGCCGCTGATCATTCACTATAACAACGGCGCGGCGGTGCGCTTAAGTGACGTGGCCAGCGTCACCGATTCGGTGCAGGACGTGCGTAACGCCGGGATGACCAACGCGAAGCCGGCGATTTTGCTGATGATCCGCAAGCTGCCGGAAGCCAACATCATCCAGACGGTAAACAGCATCCGCGAACGTCTGCCGGAACTGCAGGAGACCATTCCGGCAGCGATTGATCTGCAGATTGCACAGGATCGCTCCCCCACCATTCGCGCCTCGCTCGAAGAGGTGGAGCAAACGCTGATCATCTCCGTGGCACTGGTGATCCTGGTGGTGTTCCTGTTCCTGCGTTCGGGACGAGCAACGCTGATCCCTGCCGTGGCGGTGCCGGTGTCGCTGATTGGCACTTTTGCGGCCATGTACCTGTGCGGTTTTAGCCTCAACAACCTGTCGCTAATGGCGTTAACCATCGCCACCGGCTTTGTGGTGGATGACGCCATTGTGGTGCTGGAGAATATCTCCCGCCACCTTGAAGCGGGGATAAAGCCGCTGCAGGCGGCACTTCAGGGGACGCGTGAAGTGGGCTTTACGGTGCTCTCCATGAGCCTGTCGCTGGTGGCGGTGTTCCTGCCGCTGTTGCTGATGGGTGGCCTGCCGGGCAGACTGCTGCGCGAGTTTGCGGTCACGCTCTCCGTCGCTATTGGCATTTCACTCCTGATATCCCTCACGCTGACGCCAATGATGTGCGGCTGGATGCTCAAACGCAGCAAACCGCACTCACAGCCGCGCCGTAAAGGCTTTGGGCGTCTTCTGATGGCAATGCAGGAGGGCTACGGAAAATCGCTGAAATGGGTACTGAACCACACGCGCATCGTCGGGCTGGTGCTGATCGCCACCATCGGGCTTAACGTCTGGATGTATATCACCATCCCGAAAACCTTCTTCCCGGAGCAGGATACCGGGGTACTGATGGGCGGCATTCAGGCGGATCAGAGCATCTCGTTCCAGGCAATGCGCGGCAAGCTGCAGGACTTTATGAAGATCATTCGTGAAGATCCGGCGGTGGATAACGTCACCGGCTTTACCGGCGGCTCACGCGTTAACAGTGGGATGATGTTTATTGCCCTGAAATCTCGCGACGAGCGTAACGAAACCGCGCAGCAGGTGATTGACCGCCTGCGCGTCAAGCTCGCCAAAGAGCCGGGCGCGAACCTGTTTTTGATGGCCGTTCAGGATATCCGCGTCGGTGGGCGTCAGGCTAATGCCAGCTATCAATACACCCTGCTCTCTGACGATTTGGCCGCCCTGCGCGAGTGGGAGCCGAAGATCCGTAAAGCACTGGCTGCCCTGCCGGAGCTGGCCGACGTCAACTCGGACAGCCAAAACAACGGCGCGGAGATGGCGCTGACCTACGATCGCGAAACTATGTCGCGACTGGGTATTGACGTTGCCGCAGCCAACAGCCTGCTGAATAACGCGTTTGGTCAGCGCGAAATCTCCACCATTTACCAGCCGATGAACCAGTACAAAGTGGTGATGGAAGTTGATCCGCGTTATACCCAGGACATCAGCGCGCTGGACAAAATGTTTGTGATTAACAACGACGGCAAGGCGATTCCGCTCTCGTACTTCGCCAGCTGGCAGCCGTCAAATGCGCCGCTCTCGGTGAATCACCAGGGGCTTTCGGCTGCATCGACCATTTCATTTAACCTGCCAACCGGTTCGTCGCTCTCAGAGGCCAGCGATGCGATCACCCGCGCAATGACGCAGCTCGGCGTACCGTCCACGGTGCGGGGCAGCTTTGCTGGCACGGCGCAGGTGTTTCAGGAGACGATGAACTCACAGGTGATTTTGATCCTGGCGGCGATAGCCACGGTCTATATCGTGCTCGGTGTGCTGTATGAAAGCTACGTTCACCCGCTGACGATCCTCTCGACCTTACCGTCGGCAGGCGTGGGGGCGCTGCTGGCACTGGAGCTTTTCGGTGCCCCATTCAGCCTAATCGCGCTGATTGGGATCATGCTATTAATAGGCATTGTGAAGAAAAACGCCATTATGATGGTCGACTTCGCGCTGGACGCCCAGCGTAACGGCAACCTGACGCCGGAGGAGGCAATATTCCAGGCCTGTCTGCTGCGTTTCCGCCCGATTATGATGACTACCCTGGCGGCGCTGTTCGGTGCCCTGCCGCTGGTGATTTCCGGGGGCGACGGTTCCGAACTGCGCCAGCCTCTCGGGATCACGATTGTCGGCGGGCTGGTGATGAGCCAGCTGCTGACGCTGTACACCACGCCGGTGGTCTATCTGTTCTTTGACCGCCTGCGGCTGCGTTTTTCGCGTAAAACCAGAACCACGGTGACCGAGTAAATGACCGACCTACCCAATAACGTTCGCTGGCAGCTTTGGATTGTCGCTTTCGGCTTCTTTATGCAGTCGCTGGATACGACCATCGTCAATACCGCCCTCCCCTCAATGGCGAAAAGCCTGGGGGAAAGCCCCCTGCACATGCATATGGTGATTGTCTCCTACGTGTTGACGGTCGCGGTGATGCTCCCTGCCAGCGGCTGGCTGGCGGACAAAGTGGGCGTGAGGAATATCTTCTTCACCGCCATTGTGCTGTTTACCGTTGGCTCCCTGTTTTGCGCGCAGGCCAATACGCTCGATCAACTGGTGATGGCGCGCGTATTGCAGGGGGTCGGCGGCGCAATGATGGTGCCTGTCGGCCGTCTCACGGTGATGAAAATCGTCCCGCGCGAGCAATATATGGCGGCGATGACCTTCGTCACCCTTCCCGG is a genomic window containing:
- the mdtC gene encoding multidrug efflux RND transporter permease subunit MdtC translates to MKFFALFIYRPVATILISVAITLCGVLGFRLLPVAPLPQVDFPVIMISASLPGASPETMASSVATPLERSLGRIAGVNEMTSSSSLGSTRIILEFSFDRDINGAARDVQAAINAAQSLLPSGMPSRPTYRKANPSDAPVMILTLTSDTYSQGELYDFASTQLAQTIAQIDGVGDVDVGGSSLPAVRVGLNPQALFNQGVSLDDVRTAISNANVRKPQGAIENSSHRWQIQTNDELKTAAEYQPLIIHYNNGAAVRLSDVASVTDSVQDVRNAGMTNAKPAILLMIRKLPEANIIQTVNSIRERLPELQETIPAAIDLQIAQDRSPTIRASLEEVEQTLIISVALVILVVFLFLRSGRATLIPAVAVPVSLIGTFAAMYLCGFSLNNLSLMALTIATGFVVDDAIVVLENISRHLEAGIKPLQAALQGTREVGFTVLSMSLSLVAVFLPLLLMGGLPGRLLREFAVTLSVAIGISLLISLTLTPMMCGWMLKRSKPHSQPRRKGFGRLLMAMQEGYGKSLKWVLNHTRIVGLVLIATIGLNVWMYITIPKTFFPEQDTGVLMGGIQADQSISFQAMRGKLQDFMKIIREDPAVDNVTGFTGGSRVNSGMMFIALKSRDERNETAQQVIDRLRVKLAKEPGANLFLMAVQDIRVGGRQANASYQYTLLSDDLAALREWEPKIRKALAALPELADVNSDSQNNGAEMALTYDRETMSRLGIDVAAANSLLNNAFGQREISTIYQPMNQYKVVMEVDPRYTQDISALDKMFVINNDGKAIPLSYFASWQPSNAPLSVNHQGLSAASTISFNLPTGSSLSEASDAITRAMTQLGVPSTVRGSFAGTAQVFQETMNSQVILILAAIATVYIVLGVLYESYVHPLTILSTLPSAGVGALLALELFGAPFSLIALIGIMLLIGIVKKNAIMMVDFALDAQRNGNLTPEEAIFQACLLRFRPIMMTTLAALFGALPLVISGGDGSELRQPLGITIVGGLVMSQLLTLYTTPVVYLFFDRLRLRFSRKTRTTVTE